In the genome of uncultured Pseudomonas sp., the window CTGGCTTTGCGCCTGCACTCGGCAGCCAGTGCTGCTACCCTGTAGCCCGGCAGCGGTCGGTTTGACTGCTGTACGAGTAAGGCAATCCCGTCCTCGTGCGCGCCACGCGCGCCACACGTTATAAGGAGTCCCCCATGGGTCAAAACTCTCCGCCGGAAATACCCCCGCAACCTGCAGCGGCCACTCATGATGGTATTCCGGCACCTTCCGGCGAAGCTAACCTGATCGATACCGACTACGTAATCGGTCAGGACAACATCAAGGGGCAGTTCTCGTTTGCCCTGGATATCCATGGCAAGGTCTTCACCATCTCGGCACTCACCATAGTGTTGTTCGTCGTGCTTACCTTGGCCCTGCAAAATCAGATCGAGCCACTGTTCAGCGCCATCCGCGGCTGGATCACCGGCAACCTGGCCTGGTTCTTCCTTGGCTCGGCAAATATCTTTGTGCTGCTCTGTCTCGGCCTGATCGTCTCGCCACTGGGCAAGGTGCGTCTCGGCGGTAAGGACGCCACAGCCGATCACAGCTACATCGGCTGGTTCTCCATGCTGTTTGCTGCGGGTATGGGCATCGGTCTGATGTTCTACGGTGTAGCTGAGCCGATGTCGCACTTCTCGTCGGCCATGGGCGGTGTCAGCGTCGGTGCCGATGGTGTGCGCACCGACTGGGCACCCCTGGCCGGTGCTGCCGGTGATGCCGAGGCGGCTGCACGCTTAGGTATGGCCTCGACCATCTTCCACTGGGGTCTGCACCCTTGGGCGATCTACGCGATTGTTGCGCTGGCGCTGGCATTGTTCTCGTTCAACAAAGGCCTGCCGCTGTCGATGCGCTCGATCTTCTACCCGATTCTCGGTGAGCGGGTGTGGGGCTGGCCGGGGCATATAATCGATATCCTCGCGGTATTCGCCACCCTGTTTGGTTTGGCGACGTCGCTCGGCCTGGGCGCTGAACAAGCAGCGGCGGGTCTGGACCAACTGTTCGGGATTGCCGCTACAGATCTCAGCAAGGTCTTGCTGATTATCGGCATCACCGCAGTCGCGCTGTTGTCGGTGCTGGCTGGTTTGGACAAGGGCGTTAAGCGCCTGTCCGAGCTGAACATGGGCCTGGCTATATTGCTGTTGCTGTTCGTCATCATCGCCGGCCCAACGCTGGCCATTCTCACCGGCTTCTTTGACAACCTCGGCGCTTACCTGCAACACCTGCCGGCGCTGTCCAACCCGGTCGCCCGTGAAGATGCCAACTTCAGCCAAGGCTGGACGGCCTTCTACTGGGCCTGGTGGATCAGCTGGTCGCCGTTCGTCGGCATGTTTATCGCGCGGGTCAGCCGTGGCCGCACCGTACGTGAGTTCCTGATTGCCGTACTGCTGGTGCCGTCCTTGGTGTCGGTATTGTGGATGACCGCCTTCGGTGGCACCGGTATCAGTCAGCTGGTCGGCGACGGCTTCACCGGTGTGCAAGATGCTGCGCTGGAGCTGAAACTGTTCGCCATGCTGGGTGAGCTGCCATGGACAGCGATTAGCTCGTTTATCGGCATTGTGCTGGTGATCGTGTTCTTCGTTACCTCGTCGGACTCCGGTTCGCTGGTGATCGACACCATCACCGCCGGCGGCAAGGTCAACGCGCCCGTGCCGCAGCGGGTGTTCTGGGTGATTATCGAAGGCGTAATCGCCATCGCCCTGCTGCTGGGCGGCGGCTTGGTGGCCCTGCAGGCCATGGCGGTGTCGACCGGTTTGCCGTTCACCATTGTGTTGTTGGTGGGCTGTATCTCGATCGTCAAAGGCTTGATGAGCGAACCGCGCTAAGCACAGTTGTTAGGCAGTACAAGAGCGTGCCTTCGGGCGCGCTTTTTTGTGCCCGTTGTGCAGGGTGACACCGGCCACCTGTAGGAGCGGGCTTGCCCGCGATGCTTTCCTAGCCGGCTTGCGGGAGAGGGCACAGAGAGCAATCGTAGGATGGGTTGAGCATAGCGATACCCATCACTTGGCTATTTGATCGATGTGTTCGGCACGCCATCGTGTGTGCTGATGGCTTGGGTTGCGCCCCTCTCAGGCACGTTACTTTTTCTTGCTTGCCCAAGAAAAAGTAACCAAACAGAAGGGCACCCCGACATCCGGCCCCGCCTGCGGCGGGGTACGTTCACGACATTATTGCTCCAGGGGCCCGCTGCGAAGGGCCATCCCTGGCCCATCGCAGCTCTTGCGACATCCATGCCGCACGACCACTTCCGCAACGATTCTGTTCATCCTACTGACGGGGCAATTGGCGAGCGTCTGCAATAGTTGTGTAGATTTCATATGAGCCGAAATACAGAGGTGTTTCACACCGCCATAATTTGCCGCTTGAAGCGGTAGCATAAGGCGTTAAAGTTGATGGCTTTGTTAAGTTTTTTTCATGGCAGAGTAATGTGAAATAATTTTGTCATTAAATTTTAAGAGTAGCTTTGTTCTTTTGGCATGATTCAGTTCCAGCTCTCTATTTTCTGCGGAAAATTTACCTTGTTTGTAGATTAAATTTTGAAATTCATATACCTGCTGTGCGAGCCTGTACATTGGTTTTGAGTGTATTCCTGTACAATTTTCGAACTCTATCGGCTGATTTATATTATAGATTGGTTCTACTCTATCCAAATGTTGAAAATACAATATGCCTTTTCCTGAAGGGTATGGCGTAAGAGTATTTTTCGCCAAGTATGAATCAAAGCTGTTGTAATCGCCGACGAAGCCTGATTGAAATCTCTTATCTTCGGACTTGGCCATAATTGGTTGGTAAAGGTGTATGGAGGGTTTGATTATTTGTTTTCTTATAAGTGGGTGCTTGATTTTTCTTGTGATTGAAAAGTCACTTGTATGCAACATGTAAGGATTTTCTCCGTCAAGCATAGTGAAACAGCTTTTAGGGAAAGGGAAACCACAACGAGCGGAAAACAAAAAATCACTGGACATATTTATGATCAGGATATTGTTTATTCTTAACCCCATACAAGAGGGTTGGCTATGAAATATTAGTGATTCTGCTCCTAGGGCATTTAAGCCTAACCCGTCACCAGCGATTGGGTAAATAGCGATCATTCGATCTTTTTGGCTAATTCTTGTATTTACATGGAATCTAGGTTCGATGTTAGTTGGGTTGCCTTGGATGAAATGATATGCAATCCAAAGCCCTATGCGAACCTTATCCATCCAATCCATGAAGTCAATATATTCAATACTAGTGAGTGCTCCTCTATCAAGTAGCGTCAGCACATAGAATTTAGCTCTTCCTTCAAGTCTTGAGTATTCCGTATTGCAAACCTCACACGCTGGAACACAGAAATTCAACCAATCAAATCTAATCATTCGACCGTCTTTAAAATTAGTGCCAAAATTTACAACTCGTTTTGGGTCTCCAGTTAGCTCAAGCAGCCACTGAGGAAGTATGTGCTCTCGATTCTTTTTTTCTGGTGGATTTCCACAAAAAACACAGAATCTATTAGAGACCATTCTTGATTTCCATTGATGTCTAACGTTTGGTTAAGGGGCGGGCTTTAGCCCATCTCGAGCGAAGTGAGTGGCTACCACTGTTAGGCTTTACTCGATTTCGCCTGCAGATGTACTGGGATTTTGTATTTCTCGATGGCATCAGGATTTTTCTGTGCGAAATGGAAAATGAATTCGGCCAAGTCTGATGTGAGCTTCCTTAATAATTTTTCTAACTCTAAAAGCTCTGATTTTTCCAAGTGCAGCGATTCTTTGAACTGTATGTGTGGGAAATTTATTTCGCCATCGAATACTCGGAATGTACTCGATCTGAAGTGCATTTCATTTTCATCTGAGTGAGCGAAGACTTTTCGGCGTAAAGTTAAAATTTTTTCTACAAGCCGTTTTTCTTCCTTACTCTGTTTTATGCCTACAACTCCGAGATTGAGGGTGGAGCCGCCGCGAGATTGTTCGAGCGGGCGAGCCATGGAAACTATGGTAGTAGTTTCATAGCACCTAAAACGACGCAGTTCTATCTTTGAGTAATTCTTATCAAAATCACAGTCTTCTAAGAGAAATGTCAGCGCTGACAATGCTTGCTGAAAATCCCAAAGTGAATAGATGGCCCTGAGTAACTGCGGTTCAGTGAGCATTTATAATGCCTAACTATTAATTAGGTGACAGGTGTTGCGCTTATACGCGGCACTTGTCGCACAATTTTCTTGTCGTCGTTTAAGTCCTTGTTTGGCTGAAGGTGGTCGCGGCAGGGCGACATCATCTAGAGAGAAACGCGACAAGGAGGACGGCAAGCCTGAGCTGCTGGGGTAATGCATGCTGGCACGCTTGAGCCAGAAGCTAATTCATTCGAGACGATGCTGTCCATGGCGGAGTGCGGCCAGGTTTTGCCTTTGCCCATTCTCTTTCACTTGAGATATCAGCCACACGCCAAGACCTCGTCAGGAGGCCGAGTGGAGGTGTTGCGTAGGGGGACGAGCCGCATGGATGCGGCCGAGAGGCTTAATGGGCCAGGGATGGCCCTTGTAAGCCGGCCCCCGGAGCAATACCGGAGCGAGGGTAGTTGAGCGCAGCGAAGCCCGGATGCAGGGGCGTGTTTCTTTTGCTTACTTTTCTTTGCACGGGCAAAGAAAAGTAAGGCGCCCGAGGGGGCGCAACCAAAACTTCAACACACTCGCTGCAATGTCGAGCGCCAAGCTCAAGCCAAGCAATGATGGGTATCGCATTGCTCAACCCATCCTACGTAGTGCGCCACAATATCCGATACCGAGAGTGCCGCTCCGACAGGGTTTGCGTAGCGCCTGGCTCAACTCCACAACTCACCCAGCGGTGTTTCCGCCGAGTAATGGGTGGCCACCTGCGCCTGCAATAACTCAGCGGTGGCCAGGGCATCGGTCAGGGCGTGGTGCGCTTGGTAGGCGGGCAGGTTGTAGCGCAGGCGGCTGTCGGCCAGGCGGATGGATATCGGTTGGCGGCCTAGCAGGCGGTCGAACCAGCCGGGCTGGCGCTTGGGGTATAGGCGCGCTTCCAGTTGCATGGTGTCGATCACCGGGAACTGCAGACCCTCACCGATCTGCTGGCGCAGCGCCTGGTCGAGGAAGCTGCGTTCGATGCTGCGGTAGTGCACCACCATCACCTTGCCGGCCATGGCCGTTAGCAGTTCATCGAGTATCTGCTCCAGGCGTGGGGCGTTTTGGATGTCCGAGTGGGTGATGTGGTGGAAGGTCACCGACTCGTTGCTCAGCTCACTGGCTGGCTTGACCACCCAGTAACAGGCCTCGCCGCAGCGGATGCGCTTGAGGTTGAAGGGCAGCAGGCCGAGGCTGACGATGGCGTGCTGGCTGGCGTCGAGGCCGGTGGTTTCCACATCCAGGGCCAGCAGCGGCACCTGTTCCAGTGGCGTGTCAGCGGCTACGCAGCCGGCTTGATAGAAGGCTTTCAGGCGAGGGTCCTGAGCGCTGGCGGCGAGGCTGGCAAATCGCGCCGCCCAGTCCAGCTGCGGGTTTTGCGCGGCGGCAGTCGGCGCGCTCATAGGCTTTTGCCCGGCTGGGCGGGGTAGCGAAAACGCATAAATTTCTGTGCGTTGCTGAGTACCTGAAAGGCCTCCTTGAGGTTGTGCCGATCTGTGGCGGAGACTTTTTCCGGCTCGATGTAGTTGTTCGGCTCGCGGCCCTCGGCTACGGCTACGGCCTGATGGCGGATCCGCACCATGCTGAGAAACTCGAGGGCGTAGCGCAGTTGGCTGATGGCTTCCGGCTGCAGCAGTTTGGTCTGGGCGATGGCATCCAGGCGATCCAGCGAGTTCTGCGCCTTGCTGCCGCAGGCCAGGGCGTGCACGCGGATCAGGTCGGTGAGCGGTGCGGTGCCACGGCCTTTGAGGTTGATGATGTGCTTCTGCTGGCCGTCGGTTTCCATCACAAAGGTGCGGAAGAACCCCAGCGGCGGCGTGCGGTTGAGCGCGTTACGCGCCAGGGCGGCGAGGAAGGCGGGGGCGTTGCTGGCTTTTTCGGCGAGCAGTTCCTTGAGGTTTTCCGCCAGTTCGATTTCGCCGTGCACGCCATCGAGGTCAAAGAAAATGCAGCTGTTGAGCAGGGTTTGCGGGTTGGGCCGGTCGATCCATTGGCTGAAATAGTCACGCCAGACCTTGAGCGGCTGCCGCCACTGGCGGTTCGTGGCCATGATCCCGCCTTTGCAATAGGTGTAGCCGCAGGCGGCCAGGCCATCGCTGACGAACTTCGCCAGCTCGGCAAAGTAGCCGTCATGCTGCTCAGGATCGAAGCGATCATCGAGAATCAGCGCGTTGTCCTGGTCCGTCACCACCAGCTGTTCGTCGCGGGCCATGGAGCCGGCGGCGAGAAAACAGTAAGGCACCGGCGGCGGGCCGAGCTGTTGTTCACCCAGCTCCAGTAGCCGCTGGGTAAAGGCGCGGCCGATGCCGGCCATGGCGCTGCCGATCATATGTGCGGTGGCTTGCTCGTTGGCCATGCGCACGAAGGTGCCGCGCAGGTCGGGGAGCAGGCTTTGCAGGCCGGCGACATCCGGCTGGTTGAAGATTGAATTGACCAGGTACAGGCTGCTTTGCGACTCGTAGCGAATGATGTCGGAGAGGTTGATCATGCCGACCGGGCGACGCCGATGCACCACCGGCAGGTAGTGAATGTTGTGGCGTAACATGCTCAACATGGCTTCGAACACGCTGTCATCAGCGCGGATAGTGATAGGATTTGGCGACATCACCTGTCCGATCGGGGTCGCCGCATCGAGGCCGACGGCCAGTACGCGGGTGCGCAGATCGCGGTCAGTGAGGATGCCGACCATGGCCGCGCCTGGCTCTTCACCGTCAAGAATCACCAGCGATGAGACGCCTTGCTCGGTCATCAGTTGCGCCGCCTGTTGCACCGGCGTGTGCTGGCTGGCACAGACCGGCTGACGGGAGATCAGCTTGCG includes:
- a CDS encoding BCCT family transporter codes for the protein MGQNSPPEIPPQPAAATHDGIPAPSGEANLIDTDYVIGQDNIKGQFSFALDIHGKVFTISALTIVLFVVLTLALQNQIEPLFSAIRGWITGNLAWFFLGSANIFVLLCLGLIVSPLGKVRLGGKDATADHSYIGWFSMLFAAGMGIGLMFYGVAEPMSHFSSAMGGVSVGADGVRTDWAPLAGAAGDAEAAARLGMASTIFHWGLHPWAIYAIVALALALFSFNKGLPLSMRSIFYPILGERVWGWPGHIIDILAVFATLFGLATSLGLGAEQAAAGLDQLFGIAATDLSKVLLIIGITAVALLSVLAGLDKGVKRLSELNMGLAILLLLFVIIAGPTLAILTGFFDNLGAYLQHLPALSNPVAREDANFSQGWTAFYWAWWISWSPFVGMFIARVSRGRTVREFLIAVLLVPSLVSVLWMTAFGGTGISQLVGDGFTGVQDAALELKLFAMLGELPWTAISSFIGIVLVIVFFVTSSDSGSLVIDTITAGGKVNAPVPQRVFWVIIEGVIAIALLLGGGLVALQAMAVSTGLPFTIVLLVGCISIVKGLMSEPR
- a CDS encoding DUF294 nucleotidyltransferase-like domain-containing protein, coding for MQIEILEIRDHLNRFPPFEALPEESLDSIASQVEVAYFKAGTDILLYGAAIHDLHYVRSGAVEIYRRNGELYNRLSEGDIFGQAGLLRSNKVRFPARAIEDSLVYFIPGALFTQLCEQHESFADFVEAEGQSRLKSAVESQGKASDLIQVKVRKLISRQPVCASQHTPVQQAAQLMTEQGVSSLVILDGEEPGAAMVGILTDRDLRTRVLAVGLDAATPIGQVMSPNPITIRADDSVFEAMLSMLRHNIHYLPVVHRRRPVGMINLSDIIRYESQSSLYLVNSIFNQPDVAGLQSLLPDLRGTFVRMANEQATAHMIGSAMAGIGRAFTQRLLELGEQQLGPPPVPYCFLAAGSMARDEQLVVTDQDNALILDDRFDPEQHDGYFAELAKFVSDGLAACGYTYCKGGIMATNRQWRQPLKVWRDYFSQWIDRPNPQTLLNSCIFFDLDGVHGEIELAENLKELLAEKASNAPAFLAALARNALNRTPPLGFFRTFVMETDGQQKHIINLKGRGTAPLTDLIRVHALACGSKAQNSLDRLDAIAQTKLLQPEAISQLRYALEFLSMVRIRHQAVAVAEGREPNNYIEPEKVSATDRHNLKEAFQVLSNAQKFMRFRYPAQPGKSL
- a CDS encoding 3'-5' exonuclease, whose product is MSAPTAAAQNPQLDWAARFASLAASAQDPRLKAFYQAGCVAADTPLEQVPLLALDVETTGLDASQHAIVSLGLLPFNLKRIRCGEACYWVVKPASELSNESVTFHHITHSDIQNAPRLEQILDELLTAMAGKVMVVHYRSIERSFLDQALRQQIGEGLQFPVIDTMQLEARLYPKRQPGWFDRLLGRQPISIRLADSRLRYNLPAYQAHHALTDALATAELLQAQVATHYSAETPLGELWS